Within Trichoderma atroviride chromosome 2, complete sequence, the genomic segment CAAACTTAACGGTGCTTGAAGGTTTTTGAAGTCGTCTGGAGTCACCGATGCAGCATGCGCCAAGGCTCCCGCTTTGATAAAAGGCCCAGCTTTCATCATCCCAGATTCCTCGTCATTACCGCCCTCTTGCGTTCCcttggcgagaagaaggacataACGGCCTCCAACACAGTATCCTACGGCATATATGCCCTCGCCATGCTTAATAGCATCAGAATATTCTTCGTGTGCCGCTTCAATCACCTTGTGTAATATCGGTATGATTTTGGCCTCGGTCACTCTCGCCAGCCACATGTCGATCAAGAACGATTTTGCAATCTCCACGGCCTTTAGCTTCACTTGCTCCAGGAGGGACACCGAATTATCTGCAACGTAAGCCTCTTTCCCCCCCTGGGGCTGTTTCACCACCAAACATGTCCGGCATGAGTACGAGAAAGCCTTCGGCGGCATACTTGTCGGCCTGGATCTGATTATTGACGGACTTGATGCCCGTTCCGCCagtgagaaagagaagaaggcgggtGGGCGCATGAGGATAGTCGGCTGGTTTTGAAATATACACCTGAGAGCAGCAGGGAATTAGATGCTTGAATTTCTATAGGAAGCCTCATCTCGGCTTAAACATACGTCGATGTCATTCAGCTTGATGATTTCACCGGTTGGTCCTTGGCCAGCGGCTGTGCTGTGTCAGAGGTAAAGACGGCTTCAGATTGCAAATGAGATTCACACATACGAGCAGGCCTGTCAGTTACACAGTGCTCGTGGTCGCCCATAATCGGGCTTGACTGCGTCGGCGAATCGACCGAGGAGTCCTCTTGCGCATCGCTCTCTGGCGCCCTTGTCGCAAGGTCAAGCTCCGTCATGGCTGCTGGCGGGTGTATGAGTGCCTGGTATGATGGGGGCGTAGACAATAGATCGCCTAAATATTGAATAGATACAGCAAGAGTCAAAAGTACGATACTgagcgatgatgatgctatCTTGAAGACTGCTGCTGACGTGTTGTTTGTCTTGGATAGAAGCTATGGGTCTGACGAGGCTTTGCGGCGGCTAGGTTGGAACGTCATACCTCGTGCGGTTTCATGTAGCAACAAGGGagtggcttggcttggctcaGTACTTGGCTATAGTGTGGTGGCCCGTGAAAGAATAAGTAACTAAAACTTGCATAAATAAACCGTGACTACTTCGACTTTGATAGCTTGATATCAACGGCAAGTATGAAAGGCAGAACACTGCCGTTTCTATCCATCTTTCATTTTATTCTGGCTGCATGAATTCTCAGTGAGCACTCTTGTTTTTCACATGTGGGCAAGGCATCAAACAGTCATAATATCACAACACAGGCCGGATAAACCAGATGCAGCTCTATTTACATCAGTTAATTCATAATCCATAGAATTAGAATATGTCTGCATGATTAGAAAATATTCAACACCTTGAATTGTTCCATCCAAATTCTCATGAGACACTTCCGCAACCAGCCCGAACAAAGTGGCAACCCCGCCTGCCCCGCCTCACGTGACCTCTCAACGCGTGGAAGAGACAAGCTGAAGCCTGCCCCGCCTCACGTAATCGCTCCAAGGCAACGCGTAAAGAGAATCGCGTCGCGGGTCTGCCAGAGCATTCGAGCAAAGTGCACGATTCTCGGAGTCGCAGCTTAACCTGCCAAATCAGAAAAAGCCGGCCAAAGATCATCATCACAGCACACCATGGACGCCGAATCAGCATTATCACGGGGCTGCATCAAGTAGGTTGACTTGTCGAGTTTGCCCTTTTTGTATTCCACTCTCGACTGACCCAGCTGCAGTGCCATCTTTAACGATCCCGACCAGGCGGCGAAGCTCTTTCCCGTCCCGGTGATGCAATGCCTACAGATCAAGCAGATGGGGCCCTCGGGCCAAGGCGGCGACAGATGGCGACTTGTCATGAGCGATGGCAATAATTACGTCCAGACCATGCTGGCTACCGCAGCCAACCACATCATTCACGATGGCAAGCTTGAGAGGGGTTGCATAGCTCGGGTGAAGAAGTACCAACCGAATATCTTGAAGGGAAAGCAGTAAGATGATACCAGATGAAGAATCCCGTGTGTTTGTTTCTGACAAAATGGATAGCATCCTGATTATTCTGGAGATTGAAGTTATCGAGTCTCTTGGACTGCACGACAAGATTGGTAACCCGGTGGTCCACGAACCCAAAGCCGCTGATGCCACGATCGATGGAAACGACTTCTACGGCGCCAAAAAGGAGGAAATGGATACCAAGCctcagatgcagcagcaccagccggCGCCGTCACGGTCAGCCACTCATGCTGGTGCTAACATTTACCCCATCGAGGCTCTTTCGCCCTTCTCCCACAAATGGACAATCAAGGCCCGCGTAACATTCAAATCAGATATCAAGACATGGCATAAGCCAACGGGCGAGGGAAAGCTCTTCAGCGTCAACCTTCTTGATGAGAGTGGCGAGATCAAGGCTACTGGCTTCAACGACCAGTGTGACGCATTCTATGACCTCCTTCAAGAGGGCTCTGTCTACTACATCTCTACCCCCTGTCGAGTTGCGCTGGCGAAGAAGCAGTTCAGCAATCTGTCAAACGACTACGAGCTCACCTTTGAGCGAGAGACCGTCATCGAAAAGGCAGAAGATCAGACCAACGTGCCCCAGCTAAGGTTCAACTTTTGCTCTATCCAAGAGCTACAGAGCGTGGAAAAGGACAGCACCGTTGATGTGATTGGTGTGTTGAAGGAGGTT encodes:
- a CDS encoding uncharacterized protein (EggNog:ENOG41), encoding MTSTCIFQNQPTILMRPPAFFSFSLAERASSPSIIRSRPTSMPPKAFSYSCRTCLVVKQPQGGKEAYVADNSVSLLEQVKLKAVEIAKSFLIDMWLARVTEAKIIPILHKVIEAAHEEYSDAIKHGEGIYAVGYCVGGRYVLLLAKGTQEGGNDEESGMMKAGPFIKAGALAHAASVTPDDFKNLQAPLSLVCVENDALFTDEVRKVGEDLMTQDNVEHEVQVYPGVPHGFAVAGQYQESNIMDAQVTAYEQMLRWLKDH
- a CDS encoding uncharacterized protein (EggNog:ENOG41), translated to MTELDLATRAPESDAQEDSSVDSPTQSSPIMGDHEHCVTDRPARMCESHLQSEAVFTSDTAQPLAKDQPVKSSS
- a CDS encoding uncharacterized protein (BUSCO:EOG092D1TFV), encoding MDAESALSRGCINAIFNDPDQAAKLFPVPVMQCLQIKQMGPSGQGGDRWRLVMSDGNNYVQTMLATAANHIIHDGKLERGCIARVKKYQPNILKGKHILIILEIEVIESLGLHDKIGNPVVHEPKAADATIDGNDFYGAKKEEMDTKPQMQQHQPAPSRSATHAGANIYPIEALSPFSHKWTIKARVTFKSDIKTWHKPTGEGKLFSVNLLDESGEIKATGFNDQCDAFYDLLQEGSVYYISTPCRVALAKKQFSNLSNDYELTFERETVIEKAEDQTNVPQLRFNFCSIQELQSVEKDSTVDVIGVLKEVAEVSEITSKKDGRPFQKRELTLVDDTGYSVRVTIWGKTANGFDANPESVVAFKGTKVSDFGGKSLSLLSSGTMTVNPDIPDAYRLKGWYDSAGRTDTFATHQNLAGVAGATGRKDDIKTISQVKDENLGVDDQAYYTIKATIVFVKQDSFCYPACSTQGCNKKVTSMPDGTWHCEKCNVSHDRPDYRYILNLNVADHTSHQWLSCFDDTGRIIVGMSANELMELKENDDAKFMAAFEAVNCKKLTFRCRAKLDHFGDTQRVRYQVLSAALMDYKTEGDKLVELIKQFNI